In Chitinophaga sp. HK235, a single window of DNA contains:
- a CDS encoding peroxiredoxin produces MKTHKSLLMTGLLSVSLWGSAAAGNPEKPFVKEGVWRGVFTLSESSVPFNFELKGKDPEHAVFTLINGTRRDDFHVQRVGRDSLFIKMNTYDAALVAHIESDGKITGEYRSLVPNFRGNALPFYAEYGQDYRFAPPGTEEAPKYDISGKWDLSIYSKEPTPNRVGLLKQQGNKLTGVVLSVVGDSRELEGTVHGDEFELSGFTGPSPIYIKGKINDDKSLTGELSLGIYNNIKFDGNKNAAIELPDPYKLTYLKEGYKKLDFTLPDLNGKNVSLSDEKYKGKVVIVEIIGTWCPNCTDQTSFLSPWFNKNKDRGVEAIAVGFEQKDDLEYARYTLGKLKDKYNIQYDILFGGIADKKVASEKFPALNRMMAFPTTIIIDRKGEVRQIHTGYTGEITGQYYQDYVARWNRDLDALIAEK; encoded by the coding sequence ATGAAAACACATAAGTCATTACTGATGACCGGTCTCCTCTCTGTATCCCTGTGGGGGAGCGCTGCTGCCGGCAACCCTGAAAAACCTTTTGTAAAAGAAGGCGTCTGGAGAGGTGTGTTTACCCTCAGCGAATCCAGTGTGCCATTTAACTTCGAACTGAAAGGGAAAGACCCTGAACATGCCGTATTTACACTGATTAATGGCACCCGCCGCGATGATTTTCATGTACAACGTGTCGGCCGTGATTCTTTGTTTATTAAAATGAACACCTACGATGCCGCGCTGGTGGCCCATATAGAAAGTGATGGAAAAATCACCGGTGAATATCGAAGCCTGGTGCCCAACTTCCGCGGCAATGCACTACCCTTTTACGCAGAATACGGCCAGGACTACCGCTTTGCACCACCTGGCACGGAAGAAGCACCCAAATATGATATCAGCGGTAAATGGGACCTCTCTATCTACAGCAAAGAGCCCACGCCCAATCGTGTAGGACTGCTTAAACAACAGGGCAACAAACTAACAGGTGTCGTCCTCTCGGTAGTAGGCGACAGCCGTGAGCTGGAAGGTACCGTCCATGGCGATGAATTTGAATTGTCTGGCTTCACCGGCCCAAGCCCCATCTACATCAAGGGAAAAATCAATGATGATAAATCACTCACCGGAGAACTAAGTCTGGGCATCTACAACAATATCAAATTCGATGGTAATAAAAATGCTGCCATAGAACTACCGGACCCGTATAAACTGACTTATCTCAAAGAAGGATATAAAAAACTGGACTTTACACTGCCCGATCTCAACGGCAAAAATGTATCGCTCAGCGATGAGAAATACAAAGGCAAAGTGGTAATTGTGGAAATCATCGGCACCTGGTGTCCCAACTGTACCGATCAGACTTCCTTCCTCTCACCCTGGTTCAATAAAAACAAAGACAGAGGCGTAGAAGCGATCGCAGTAGGATTTGAACAAAAAGACGACCTGGAATATGCCCGTTACACACTGGGTAAATTAAAAGACAAATACAACATTCAATATGATATTCTTTTTGGTGGCATTGCTGATAAGAAAGTGGCGTCAGAGAAGTTTCCGGCGCTCAACCGCATGATGGCGTTTCCAACCACCATCATTATAGACCGTAAAGGAGAAGTAAGACAGATACATACCGGTTATACCGGAGAAATCACCGGCCAATACTATCAGGACTATGTGGCGCGGTGGAACAGGGATCTGGACGCACTTATTGCAGAAAAATAA
- a CDS encoding radical SAM protein codes for MNNSVFLITPPFTQLNTPYPATAYLKGFLNTKGIKAFQADLGIEVTLALFSRQGLQQLFASIEAEPPATTLSENAARIIALQEDYVNTIDAVILFLQGKNPTLAHQISKRDFLPEASRFAQLDDLHWAFGSMGMQDRAKHLATMYLEDLSDLIMECVDPHFGFSRYAERLSRSANSFDELYDALHEGYTYIDHILTDLLAERMESIQPAMVAISVPFPGNLYAAFRCGQWIKQHYPQVKIAMGGGFPNTELRSLSDPRVFEFIDFITLDDGEAPMEALVAFINGEKNVADLKRTFLLEDGKVIYINNPSCHDYKQSQVGTPDYSDLLLDHYVSAIEVVNPMHSLWSDGRWNKLTMAHGCYWGKCTFCDISLDYIRVYEPIAASLLCDRMETIIAQTGENGFHFVDEAAPPALMRALALEIIRRKLTVTWWTNIRFEKSFTRDLCLLLKASGCIAVSGGLEVASDRLLGLIQKGITVAQVARVNRHFTEAGIMVHAYLMYGFPTQTAQETIDSLEMVRQMFEAGILQSAFWHQFTMTAHSPVGKDPAKFKVQKETEETGTFANNDIMHIDPTGADHESFSYGLKKSLLNYMHGNCLDYPLSKWFEFKVPKTAVAPDFISKALLEEEGGTVKPTSRIVYLGKQPVVETITKSKKGSTWEVSSFTFQNKKEKMNISVAPSQGEWLAKLLNEAKVSNSKILTLQEVKDSYEAAGLEDFELFWDNKPVNTLYKSGLLKL; via the coding sequence TTGAATAATTCTGTTTTTTTAATAACGCCGCCATTTACACAGCTGAATACGCCTTATCCGGCAACTGCTTACCTGAAAGGGTTCCTGAATACCAAAGGGATCAAAGCCTTTCAGGCAGACCTGGGCATAGAAGTGACGCTGGCATTATTTTCCAGACAGGGATTACAGCAGTTGTTTGCCAGCATTGAGGCTGAGCCGCCGGCTACCACCTTGTCTGAAAATGCAGCAAGGATCATTGCTTTGCAGGAGGATTATGTGAATACCATCGATGCGGTGATCCTGTTTTTACAAGGGAAAAACCCTACGCTGGCGCATCAGATCAGCAAGCGGGATTTTTTACCCGAAGCATCGCGCTTTGCGCAGCTGGATGATCTGCACTGGGCTTTCGGCTCCATGGGCATGCAGGACAGGGCCAAACATCTGGCCACCATGTATCTGGAAGACCTGTCGGACCTGATCATGGAATGTGTGGACCCGCATTTTGGCTTCAGCCGTTATGCAGAACGCCTGAGCCGCTCTGCCAACTCTTTTGATGAATTGTATGATGCCCTGCATGAAGGGTATACTTATATTGATCATATCCTGACAGACCTGCTGGCTGAAAGGATGGAAAGCATACAACCTGCCATGGTGGCTATTTCGGTGCCTTTCCCGGGCAACCTGTATGCCGCTTTTCGCTGCGGGCAGTGGATCAAACAACATTATCCGCAGGTGAAAATAGCCATGGGTGGTGGTTTCCCGAATACGGAGCTGCGGTCACTCAGCGATCCCCGTGTGTTTGAGTTTATCGATTTTATTACCCTTGATGATGGAGAAGCTCCCATGGAAGCCCTGGTGGCTTTCATCAATGGCGAGAAAAACGTAGCGGATCTGAAACGCACGTTCCTGCTCGAGGATGGAAAAGTGATCTATATCAACAATCCGTCCTGCCATGATTACAAGCAGAGCCAGGTAGGCACGCCCGACTACAGCGATCTGCTGCTGGACCATTACGTGTCTGCTATAGAAGTAGTAAACCCCATGCACAGCCTCTGGAGCGATGGCCGCTGGAACAAGCTGACCATGGCGCATGGCTGCTATTGGGGTAAATGTACTTTCTGTGATATCTCACTGGATTATATCCGTGTATATGAGCCCATAGCCGCATCCCTGTTGTGCGACCGTATGGAGACCATCATAGCCCAAACCGGGGAGAACGGCTTTCACTTTGTGGACGAAGCTGCGCCCCCTGCATTGATGCGGGCCCTGGCGCTGGAAATCATCCGGCGCAAACTCACCGTCACCTGGTGGACCAATATCCGTTTCGAAAAAAGTTTTACCCGCGATCTCTGTCTGCTGCTCAAGGCTTCCGGCTGCATTGCGGTGTCTGGTGGGCTGGAAGTGGCATCTGACCGCCTGCTGGGCCTGATTCAGAAAGGTATCACTGTAGCCCAGGTAGCAAGGGTGAACCGTCACTTTACAGAAGCAGGTATCATGGTTCATGCTTACCTGATGTATGGCTTCCCGACACAGACGGCACAGGAGACCATCGATTCGCTGGAAATGGTGCGGCAGATGTTTGAAGCAGGTATCTTACAATCCGCGTTCTGGCACCAGTTTACCATGACGGCACACAGCCCGGTAGGGAAGGACCCGGCTAAATTTAAGGTGCAAAAGGAAACAGAAGAAACCGGCACCTTTGCCAACAATGATATCATGCATATCGATCCTACCGGTGCCGATCACGAGAGCTTCAGCTACGGACTGAAAAAGTCCCTGCTCAATTATATGCATGGCAACTGCCTGGACTATCCATTATCCAAATGGTTTGAGTTTAAGGTCCCCAAAACGGCTGTAGCACCGGATTTCATCAGTAAGGCGTTGCTGGAAGAAGAAGGTGGCACGGTGAAGCCTACCTCGAGGATTGTATACCTGGGCAAACAGCCTGTGGTAGAAACGATCACCAAATCCAAAAAGGGTAGTACCTGGGAAGTGTCTTCTTTTACTTTCCAGAACAAGAAGGAAAAAATGAATATCAGTGTGGCGCCTTCACAGGGCGAATGGCTGGCGAAGCTGCTGAACGAGGCGAAGGTGTCCAACTCCAAAATACTTACGCTGCAGGAGGTGAAGGATAGTTATGAGGCGGCGGGCCTGGAGGATTTTGAGTTGTTCTGGGACAATAAGCCGGTGAATACGCTGTACAAATCGGGGCTGCTGAAGTTGTAG
- a CDS encoding sensor histidine kinase, protein MLPVKQDFFVAVVLITLLFTIMGLVVVAAVINYKKKQQAYLHQLKLMKEEYDKQLMWSQIEMQEETFAHLGQELHDDIGQLLTSTKLLINVTQRNLTEAPETLKIAEETLSTAIHHLRALSKSFSRQWLDQFSLIDNLKGEVARINASRAIEVKLTHELAELPLQAEPQIILFRIIQEAIQNCMKHARPQVIDISIRIANKVLLLIIADDGAGFDKAGMSATGMGIRNMQHRTQLLGGTINWEVTDAGGTAVLIKLPVEQN, encoded by the coding sequence ATGCTTCCGGTCAAACAGGATTTCTTCGTAGCTGTCGTACTCATTACCTTACTATTTACTATTATGGGACTGGTAGTGGTGGCGGCAGTCATCAACTATAAGAAAAAACAACAGGCTTACCTTCATCAGCTTAAATTAATGAAAGAAGAGTATGATAAACAATTGATGTGGTCCCAGATTGAAATGCAGGAAGAAACCTTTGCCCATCTGGGGCAGGAGCTGCATGATGATATAGGCCAGTTGTTAACCAGCACCAAATTATTGATTAATGTTACCCAGCGTAACCTGACCGAAGCACCGGAAACACTGAAGATCGCGGAAGAGACCCTCAGTACTGCCATTCATCACCTGCGCGCGCTTTCAAAATCGTTCAGCCGTCAGTGGCTGGACCAGTTCAGCCTGATTGACAACCTGAAGGGCGAAGTGGCCCGTATCAACGCCAGCCGCGCTATAGAGGTGAAGCTTACCCACGAACTGGCAGAACTGCCGCTACAGGCGGAACCGCAGATCATCCTGTTCCGCATTATACAGGAGGCCATACAAAACTGTATGAAACATGCCCGTCCGCAGGTGATCGATATCAGTATTCGTATAGCCAATAAGGTTTTATTACTGATCATTGCCGACGACGGTGCCGGTTTCGACAAAGCCGGTATGTCTGCCACCGGTATGGGCATCCGGAACATGCAACACCGTACCCAACTACTGGGAGGAACTATCAACTGGGAAGTTACGGATGCAGGAGGAACCGCTGTGTTGATAAAATTACCCGTTGAACAAAACTAG
- a CDS encoding response regulator transcription factor has translation MNIKIAIADDHQLFLKSLSLLIAGFQGFSIVAEAVNGKELLDKIARLSAPPDIVLLDVNMPVMDGPKATALLQKEYPGIRIAALSMKENDNTIITMLKAGCCAYLLKDIHPVELEKALCEIHDSGYYHNDASNVNYRRLILQAEQTEAITEREREFLSLACSDLTYKAIAQKMNVSERTVDGYREILFHKLNVQSRTGMVLEALRRQLVSL, from the coding sequence ATGAACATCAAAATTGCCATCGCTGACGACCATCAGTTATTCCTCAAATCACTCAGCCTGCTGATAGCGGGCTTTCAAGGCTTTAGTATTGTAGCCGAAGCAGTCAATGGAAAAGAGCTGCTTGATAAAATCGCCAGATTGTCTGCTCCTCCTGATATCGTACTGCTCGACGTAAACATGCCCGTTATGGATGGCCCCAAAGCCACCGCCCTGCTGCAGAAAGAATATCCCGGCATACGCATCGCCGCATTGTCCATGAAAGAAAATGACAACACCATCATTACCATGCTCAAAGCCGGCTGCTGCGCCTATCTGCTCAAAGACATCCACCCGGTGGAACTGGAAAAAGCACTGTGTGAAATACATGATTCCGGCTACTACCACAACGATGCCTCCAATGTCAACTACCGCCGGCTGATTCTGCAGGCAGAACAAACAGAGGCCATCACTGAAAGGGAAAGAGAGTTTCTCAGCCTGGCCTGCAGCGACCTTACCTATAAAGCTATCGCACAAAAGATGAATGTTTCTGAGAGAACGGTAGACGGCTACCGGGAAATACTGTTCCACAAACTGAATGTACAAAGCCGTACTGGTATGGTGCTGGAAGCCCTGCGCCGCCAGCTGGTATCCCTCTGA
- a CDS encoding ABC transporter ATP-binding protein produces MSDQQRPILEVDQLSVSYGPFQAVKSISFTVQPGEIFGLLGPNGAGKTSTLSAVEGLLKPQGGRISVAGYSVLEQPRHAKANMGVQLQSTSFQAELNVSEIIRLFAGIYGLELTAAQVQEKLKEINLQDSASKRFGQLSGGQQQRVSLVISTIHDPKLVLLDEPTTGLDPQSRRLLWDRIEAIRAKGHAVLLTTHSMEEAEAVCDRIAIIDHGQVIAIDTPEALIAAHRHDPDVISVSRKGKITLEDVFIGLTGRAVRS; encoded by the coding sequence ATGAGTGATCAACAAAGGCCTATCCTGGAGGTAGACCAGCTGAGCGTTTCCTATGGCCCTTTTCAGGCAGTGAAAAGTATTTCTTTTACTGTGCAGCCCGGAGAAATTTTTGGGCTGTTGGGACCTAACGGCGCCGGCAAAACGAGTACATTAAGTGCCGTAGAAGGTTTATTAAAGCCACAGGGCGGACGTATCTCCGTAGCAGGCTACAGTGTCCTGGAACAACCCCGTCACGCTAAAGCCAACATGGGCGTGCAATTACAATCTACCAGTTTTCAGGCGGAATTAAATGTATCGGAAATCATCCGGTTGTTTGCCGGTATTTACGGGCTGGAGCTGACAGCAGCGCAGGTGCAGGAAAAGCTGAAGGAAATCAATCTGCAGGATTCGGCAAGCAAACGTTTCGGGCAGTTGTCCGGCGGGCAACAGCAGCGCGTATCACTGGTGATCTCCACTATTCATGATCCTAAACTGGTGCTGCTCGATGAGCCTACCACCGGACTGGACCCGCAGTCGAGGCGGCTGCTGTGGGACCGTATAGAAGCTATCAGGGCTAAAGGTCATGCTGTTCTCCTTACCACTCACTCCATGGAAGAAGCAGAAGCGGTATGCGATCGTATCGCCATCATCGACCATGGCCAGGTGATCGCCATCGATACACCGGAGGCGCTGATAGCCGCGCATCGTCATGATCCGGATGTGATCAGTGTTTCCCGTAAAGGTAAAATCACGCTCGAAGATGTATTCATCGGCCTTACCGGCCGGGCTGTCCGTTCATAA
- a CDS encoding ABC transporter permease, translating into MQTTNIPQTATVMTALLRADFTTMWRNRRSLRLVLLVPLAILVSWKGLIGKLGGSFVIAGSITIGLISIGLLGYASSVASDRDKGVFQRLRVGPVAAWTIMCSRITVHIATIMVMTLLIFAVGIAVDKITLSAMGYVAGFFAAVLGGLLYLSLGQMIVGLIKNLETVNSTTRLVYFLFIMVGMLGSFGALGDVVKESVQWSPYGVVNQVVATSLKPETWTQHTTMALLASLGYTVVFGLLGIRWFKWN; encoded by the coding sequence ATGCAAACTACCAATATACCTCAAACTGCTACTGTTATGACTGCCCTGCTGCGGGCGGATTTTACAACGATGTGGCGCAACCGCCGTTCTTTAAGACTGGTGTTGCTGGTGCCGCTGGCGATTCTTGTTTCCTGGAAAGGGCTGATAGGTAAGTTGGGTGGTTCTTTTGTAATAGCCGGGAGCATCACCATTGGGCTGATCAGCATCGGTCTGCTGGGATACGCCAGTTCGGTGGCGAGTGACCGTGATAAAGGGGTGTTTCAGCGTTTACGGGTTGGCCCTGTTGCGGCCTGGACGATCATGTGCAGCCGGATTACCGTGCACATAGCCACTATTATGGTGATGACGCTGCTGATTTTTGCCGTGGGAATTGCGGTAGACAAGATCACCCTTTCTGCTATGGGTTACGTGGCCGGTTTTTTTGCTGCTGTTTTGGGTGGACTGCTTTATCTGAGCCTCGGACAGATGATTGTGGGACTGATTAAAAACCTGGAGACTGTCAATTCCACTACACGGCTGGTCTATTTCCTGTTTATTATGGTGGGTATGCTGGGTAGCTTCGGTGCACTGGGAGACGTGGTGAAAGAATCAGTGCAGTGGTCACCCTATGGTGTGGTGAATCAGGTAGTCGCCACCAGTCTCAAGCCGGAAACCTGGACACAGCATACGACAATGGCTTTACTGGCCAGCTTAGGATATACAGTAGTATTTGGCCTGCTGGGCATCCGGTGGTTCAAATGGAATTAA
- a CDS encoding TlpA disulfide reductase family protein: protein MKKHIFKIAFLLLLPLLSMAEEGFVIRGRISGVISGSVAISEFVHLRQDEKDDVFPDKARIMNGEFYFTGKLAHPALVRLKISTRMIFVYLENTNYTIDCALDSLSDAQLKGGKLNDDWVTFINSRKPSIEFIKKHPGSGISAYLALRDHSATLEKTAAVHPLLTPEALKTWSGQQFEAAFAALKKVDTGMVFPDLKMTDIKDTPLSVKKYAGKIVVLDFWASWCAPCRAYIPTLREHYNKYKDKGVQFVSVSVDDHKEKWQEAMKELKMEWTQTLADGGFQDGKGVKDALHIFYIPHVIVVGKDGKIAASLDSYKKDQLEKKLDELLQ, encoded by the coding sequence ATGAAAAAACATATTTTCAAAATAGCGTTCCTGCTCCTCCTGCCCTTGCTGAGCATGGCGGAAGAGGGATTTGTGATCAGGGGAAGGATAAGCGGGGTTATCAGCGGTTCCGTTGCCATCAGCGAGTTTGTCCATCTCCGGCAGGATGAGAAAGATGATGTATTCCCCGATAAAGCGCGCATCATGAACGGAGAGTTCTACTTTACCGGCAAACTGGCGCACCCCGCTCTGGTAAGACTGAAAATCAGCACCCGGATGATTTTTGTGTACCTCGAAAATACCAACTATACCATTGACTGCGCCCTGGATTCACTGTCCGACGCACAGTTGAAAGGTGGCAAGCTGAACGACGACTGGGTAACATTCATAAATTCCCGCAAACCGTCGATAGAATTTATCAAAAAACATCCCGGCAGCGGGATATCAGCCTATCTGGCATTGAGGGACCATAGCGCTACGCTCGAAAAGACTGCCGCCGTTCATCCCCTGCTCACTCCAGAGGCATTGAAAACATGGTCTGGACAACAATTCGAAGCTGCCTTCGCCGCACTTAAAAAAGTGGATACCGGTATGGTATTTCCTGATCTGAAAATGACCGACATAAAGGACACTCCCCTTTCTGTTAAAAAATATGCCGGTAAAATAGTCGTGCTTGACTTCTGGGCCAGCTGGTGCGCACCTTGCCGCGCTTATATTCCAACCCTGCGCGAACACTACAACAAATACAAGGATAAAGGCGTGCAGTTCGTCAGCGTATCTGTGGATGACCACAAGGAGAAATGGCAGGAGGCCATGAAGGAGCTGAAGATGGAGTGGACACAAACACTCGCCGACGGCGGTTTTCAGGATGGTAAAGGTGTGAAGGATGCCTTACACATCTTCTACATTCCTCACGTGATCGTGGTAGGTAAAGATGGAAAGATCGCAGCCTCTCTCGATTCTTACAAAAAAGATCAACTGGAGAAAAAACTGGATGAGTTACTTCAATAA
- a CDS encoding TlpA disulfide reductase family protein — translation MIKKSLLFLFCAGSLNTLAQDKPVTPITDNTKFAEITAKIDKLPNDTMVYLYEPYSGEVDSARIKSHGFKFKMPMPKGGSMYIMAIGSAGNNSNRGAIVYLEDGKMNITGKGDGFHGVQYSGSTWAKESEEVMNLVSTEDGTGKEFEELHKKYSAAIAIGDEDAADSINKKASVLQNKMIGSYKKWIKDHPNSGLSGYLLTCYIPSQADKDELFNGLGEHAKASRILMRYKYPGKIDPTQASLAFSDEATADPSNRPKIGANAPAFTLADVNGKMVSLSDFKGKYVLIDFWASWCGPCKGQIPFLKAVNEKFKDKNFVLLGISLDSKREAWLKAIEKEKLDWLHVSELKGWADAAAAAYGVTYVPSNVLIGPDGKVIARDLYDDNIDKKISAILK, via the coding sequence ATGATCAAAAAATCTCTTCTGTTCCTCTTTTGCGCCGGCAGCCTGAATACACTGGCACAGGATAAACCGGTTACCCCCATTACAGATAATACAAAGTTTGCAGAGATCACAGCAAAAATTGACAAGCTGCCCAACGATACAATGGTGTACCTGTATGAACCCTATTCAGGAGAGGTAGACAGCGCCCGCATAAAGAGCCACGGCTTCAAATTCAAAATGCCGATGCCCAAAGGTGGAAGCATGTATATCATGGCGATCGGTTCCGCCGGTAATAACAGCAATCGTGGCGCCATCGTGTACCTGGAAGACGGGAAGATGAACATCACTGGTAAAGGCGACGGCTTCCATGGTGTTCAATACAGCGGTTCTACCTGGGCTAAGGAATCAGAGGAAGTGATGAACCTGGTCTCTACAGAAGATGGTACCGGTAAAGAGTTTGAAGAACTTCATAAAAAATATAGTGCTGCGATAGCGATTGGAGATGAAGATGCTGCTGACTCCATCAATAAAAAAGCCAGCGTGCTCCAGAACAAGATGATCGGAAGTTATAAGAAATGGATCAAAGATCACCCGAACTCCGGTTTGAGCGGCTACCTGCTGACTTGCTACATCCCATCTCAGGCCGACAAAGACGAGTTGTTCAATGGCCTCGGAGAACACGCCAAAGCATCACGTATCCTGATGCGCTATAAATATCCCGGTAAAATAGATCCTACACAGGCCTCTCTCGCTTTTTCCGACGAAGCTACAGCGGATCCTTCCAACCGTCCTAAGATCGGTGCCAATGCACCTGCATTCACACTCGCCGATGTAAATGGTAAAATGGTGTCCCTCTCCGACTTCAAAGGAAAATATGTACTGATCGATTTCTGGGCCAGCTGGTGCGGTCCCTGCAAAGGCCAGATACCTTTCCTGAAAGCTGTGAACGAAAAATTCAAAGACAAAAACTTTGTATTACTGGGCATCTCCCTTGATTCCAAACGCGAAGCATGGCTGAAAGCCATCGAGAAGGAAAAGCTGGACTGGCTCCATGTGTCTGAACTGAAAGGTTGGGCTGATGCGGCTGCCGCAGCTTATGGCGTTACCTACGTTCCTTCAAATGTATTGATAGGACCCGATGGAAAAGTGATCGCCCGGGATCTTTATGATGATAATATCGACAAAAAAATCTCAGCTATCCTAAAATAA
- a CDS encoding carboxy terminal-processing peptidase: MKICQGKKSLLLAAATALTGFGSMAQSSPAQVRAMAQATATSPAIPPVTDVSLPGYRSAAIATAFRKIRKDHFSLRPVDDSYSKEVWENFIHILDPNNNVFLQEDINRLSAYKNQVDDEINTGSSAFFDATYDIYSKRIKEANNICMRILQQPFNMQQKESLEVMWKKEWTFPANEQDREDKWRKFLKYATLRHYMEGDTVAVAQKTSPFNSALEAKARDYVRKWYVEYFRQSTGKDAMKEKFTQFMSVAVAAVDPHSAYVAPEDRSFTEAITKRYFGLGFELGNKESDFFVKRLMPGGPAYKSGEIKENDVIIAIKDSKGEMIAVSGMEANRVTAMIRGDKGTDVTLKLQQPGEQPRTITLKRGEVIDTENRAKSALIEKNGKKYGYIYLPSFYLDPNGEQTKGSAGDVWREIEKLKEHEIDGMVMDLRGNPGGSLDEVVRMCSGFVPASPISWLRSKDSLRRYTSPGFGPLYDGPLTVMVDESSASASEIFSAAMQDLKRAVIIGTSSTFGKGTAQSGFNIGKSGNIEKGIPDTSYGTLRLTLEKFYRITGTATQLNGVTPDIILQKRMSLISIMEKDYSSALPCDTMQLLPFDQVKPVCDYQAVIQKANARINASPAFADIDNNMRQLKTLREKTALLNLEDFRKEFNAARSCEQRIQRDKELTTGHLLNVQPALLRSINPATMKTTPGETARYKDWLNKLSKDIYIDQTISVLEDMQTNK; this comes from the coding sequence ATGAAAATTTGCCAGGGAAAGAAGAGCCTGTTGCTGGCCGCTGCTACAGCACTCACAGGATTCGGTTCGATGGCCCAGTCGTCGCCGGCACAGGTGCGCGCAATGGCCCAGGCTACTGCAACATCGCCGGCAATACCACCCGTAACGGATGTAAGCCTGCCAGGTTATCGCAGCGCCGCCATCGCTACCGCATTCAGGAAAATAAGAAAAGATCACTTCAGCCTCCGGCCCGTTGATGACAGCTACAGCAAGGAGGTATGGGAAAACTTCATCCACATACTGGACCCCAACAACAACGTATTCCTACAGGAAGATATCAACAGATTATCCGCTTATAAAAACCAGGTGGATGATGAGATCAACACAGGCTCCAGCGCTTTTTTTGACGCGACATATGATATCTACAGCAAACGTATCAAAGAAGCCAACAACATCTGCATGCGTATCCTGCAACAGCCATTCAACATGCAGCAGAAAGAATCGCTGGAGGTGATGTGGAAGAAAGAATGGACCTTTCCCGCTAATGAACAGGACCGCGAAGATAAATGGCGCAAATTCCTGAAATATGCCACCCTGCGGCATTATATGGAAGGAGATACTGTCGCTGTTGCACAGAAAACAAGCCCCTTCAATTCCGCCCTGGAAGCCAAAGCGCGCGACTACGTACGCAAATGGTATGTGGAATACTTCCGCCAGTCAACAGGCAAAGACGCGATGAAAGAGAAATTCACACAGTTCATGTCTGTTGCTGTGGCAGCGGTAGATCCACACTCTGCCTATGTCGCACCGGAAGACAGATCTTTTACGGAGGCAATCACCAAACGCTACTTCGGCCTCGGTTTTGAACTGGGCAACAAGGAGTCTGATTTTTTTGTGAAAAGATTGATGCCCGGCGGCCCCGCCTACAAAAGCGGTGAAATAAAAGAAAACGATGTCATCATCGCCATCAAAGACAGTAAAGGAGAAATGATAGCAGTGAGCGGCATGGAAGCCAACCGCGTTACCGCCATGATCCGCGGGGATAAAGGCACTGACGTGACACTGAAACTTCAGCAGCCCGGAGAACAACCCCGGACTATTACGCTGAAAAGAGGTGAAGTGATCGATACCGAAAACCGTGCAAAGAGCGCATTGATAGAGAAAAACGGAAAGAAATACGGTTACATTTACCTGCCTTCGTTCTATCTCGATCCAAATGGTGAACAAACTAAAGGCTCTGCCGGTGATGTATGGAGAGAAATAGAGAAATTGAAAGAACATGAGATCGATGGTATGGTCATGGACCTCCGCGGCAATCCCGGCGGCTCCCTCGATGAAGTAGTAAGGATGTGCTCCGGCTTCGTGCCCGCCAGCCCCATCTCATGGCTCCGCTCAAAAGACAGCCTGCGCAGGTATACCTCTCCTGGCTTCGGACCTCTCTATGATGGCCCCCTCACTGTCATGGTGGATGAAAGCAGCGCCTCCGCATCGGAAATATTCTCCGCCGCCATGCAGGATCTCAAACGTGCTGTCATCATCGGTACTTCCAGCACCTTCGGTAAAGGCACCGCACAAAGCGGCTTTAACATCGGTAAATCAGGTAATATAGAGAAAGGCATCCCCGACACCAGCTACGGCACCCTGCGCCTCACACTGGAGAAATTTTACCGCATCACCGGTACCGCCACACAACTGAACGGCGTAACACCCGACATCATCCTGCAAAAGAGAATGTCGCTGATATCTATCATGGAAAAGGATTACAGCTCCGCACTGCCTTGTGATACGATGCAACTACTGCCATTCGACCAGGTAAAACCTGTATGCGACTACCAGGCAGTTATTCAGAAAGCCAACGCACGCATCAACGCCAGCCCGGCATTTGCTGATATAGACAATAACATGAGACAGCTGAAAACACTCCGCGAAAAAACAGCACTGCTCAACCTGGAAGATTTCAGAAAAGAATTCAATGCCGCCCGCAGCTGCGAACAGCGTATTCAGCGCGACAAAGAACTGACTACCGGACATCTGCTGAATGTACAACCAGCACTGCTGCGCAGTATCAACCCTGCCACGATGAAAACAACGCCGGGAGAAACCGCACGCTACAAAGACTGGCTGAATAAACTCAGCAAAGACATCTACATAGATCAAACCATATCAGTATTGGAAGACATGCAGACGAACAAATAA